A DNA window from Chryseobacterium sp. MEBOG06 contains the following coding sequences:
- a CDS encoding DUF6443 domain-containing protein, whose protein sequence is MKKLLLLFSFLSVTLSEAQTASENYISTTDCLNEDCTKKTYTVQYFDLLGRPKQVVNVQASPLKRDVVTHIEYDEYGRQIKEYLPVPQLSTGGGSYYSGPLGVYPLVYGDEKIYTEKVIENSPLQRILQQKSIGKDWNNKSTDFGYDLNIPADHVKNYQVVTHWNQVEKIYKNELQYTPAEYAAGQLVKNTVTDEDGNKIVEFKDASGQTVLSRKVINAGNNADTYYVYNEYKQLAYVIPPLAAAGAMDPAAIDNLCYQYVYDSKNRLAEKKLPGKGWEYFVYDNQNRLVLSQDAVLGSLNNNFVAKGWMFSKYDAFGRVVYTGFFANTSTRTAMQTALSNMSSNAGNNEKRDTTPIVQNGENIYYTKNAFPTGSMTILSVNYYDTYPPLPQGAEIPATIMGKTVLKQPGQNGASKNTKSLPLASYIRNVEDNAWTKTFTYYDEKGRTIGSYAQNHLGGSTRTESDIDFAGVTQQSKAYHKRLSTDPEKVITQRFTYDAQNRLLVHKHQVDNNPEEILVQNEYNELSQLKNKKLGGTNIAQPLQSIDYTYNIKGWLTKINDPSSLNGKMFGYEMRYINPVNANVAPGKFAGMITEIDWKNASEDVLKRYNYTYDGLGRLQDAVYSEPNASVPFNNNYNEHLTYDLNGNIKTLKRNAFPATGGATSVQVDDLVYEYTGNRLTKVIENALNDTGYEGGNNPISYDVNGNMTNMLDKSIQSVQYNYLNLSDQYVIHQNSFGKPTYSTINYLYRADGTKLRKTFSSSSPRGSTSTRITDYLDGFQYSYFEGGGNCITCRTENAYEAEAYRGILDPGVIPEWKLDFVATAEGFYSFTENRYIYQYRDHLGNTRVTFAKNSAGAPEIIDTNNYYPFGLNHISGSFGTSNFGSFYSYKYNGKELQETGMYDYGARMMMPDLGRWGVMDAMSEKYSSLSPYSYAINNPVMVIDPDGNDAMFASGEAAQFAFKNYVATMSTGTGTSGENIFTGLNFSGFGTDDWIRGLDGKWRYDANITTLEKAMRMAGITGFAKNGTIFSNVSVDGGSISAYARLNEGGSITKLGADDLASMNAIVDALPMWLGGTWRTWTNVTFYSFSAGSNDPDKETLNKLKPQDKIDFNNMFEYILGGYGRNTRLDRKSFGDAFIQFGLDVEGIGNPFNFKSNDSTALVEQISDSPFSYSRDTIKKVPTQTKTNDSIMFNNAVKNVNDQKLKNYYNRINFLGKKW, encoded by the coding sequence ATGAAAAAACTATTGCTATTATTCAGTTTTCTGTCGGTAACCTTATCCGAGGCCCAGACAGCATCTGAAAACTATATATCCACTACAGACTGTCTGAATGAAGACTGTACCAAAAAAACATACACCGTACAGTATTTTGACCTTTTGGGAAGACCCAAACAGGTTGTAAATGTTCAGGCTTCCCCATTAAAAAGGGATGTCGTTACCCATATCGAATATGATGAATATGGAAGACAGATTAAAGAATACCTGCCTGTTCCCCAACTTTCGACAGGAGGAGGGAGTTATTACTCAGGACCTCTTGGAGTATATCCTTTGGTTTATGGGGATGAAAAAATTTATACCGAAAAGGTTATTGAAAACTCTCCGTTACAAAGGATTTTGCAACAAAAATCAATCGGAAAAGACTGGAATAATAAATCTACCGATTTTGGGTATGATCTAAATATTCCTGCAGACCACGTCAAAAACTATCAGGTGGTTACCCATTGGAATCAGGTGGAAAAAATTTATAAAAACGAATTACAGTATACTCCGGCAGAATATGCAGCCGGCCAGCTTGTAAAAAATACGGTGACCGATGAAGACGGCAATAAAATCGTAGAATTTAAAGATGCTTCCGGTCAGACTGTCCTTTCCAGAAAAGTAATCAATGCCGGAAATAATGCCGATACCTATTACGTATACAATGAGTATAAACAGCTTGCCTACGTCATTCCTCCATTGGCCGCAGCAGGAGCTATGGATCCGGCAGCCATAGATAACCTTTGCTACCAGTATGTGTATGACAGCAAAAACCGCCTGGCAGAGAAAAAGCTGCCGGGAAAAGGCTGGGAATATTTTGTGTATGATAATCAGAACAGATTGGTGCTGTCTCAGGATGCCGTGCTGGGAAGCCTCAACAATAACTTTGTGGCCAAAGGCTGGATGTTCTCCAAATATGATGCTTTTGGAAGAGTGGTCTATACAGGATTTTTTGCCAATACCTCTACCAGAACCGCTATGCAGACAGCCCTCAGCAATATGTCATCCAATGCAGGGAATAACGAAAAACGGGATACTACTCCTATTGTACAAAACGGTGAAAATATTTACTATACCAAAAATGCTTTTCCTACCGGAAGTATGACCATTTTAAGTGTCAATTATTACGACACCTATCCGCCCCTTCCTCAGGGAGCAGAAATTCCGGCCACTATTATGGGGAAAACAGTACTGAAACAGCCTGGACAAAATGGGGCCTCTAAAAATACAAAAAGCCTTCCACTGGCTTCTTATATAAGAAATGTAGAAGACAATGCCTGGACCAAAACCTTCACCTATTATGACGAAAAAGGAAGGACCATAGGGTCTTATGCCCAAAATCATCTTGGCGGATCTACCAGAACAGAATCAGATATAGACTTTGCAGGCGTTACCCAACAAAGCAAGGCTTATCATAAAAGATTGTCAACAGATCCTGAAAAAGTAATCACCCAGAGGTTCACTTACGATGCCCAAAACAGGCTGTTGGTTCATAAGCATCAGGTAGATAACAATCCGGAAGAAATCCTGGTGCAGAATGAGTACAATGAGCTTTCCCAGCTTAAAAATAAAAAACTGGGCGGAACCAATATTGCCCAGCCACTGCAAAGTATTGACTATACTTATAATATCAAAGGCTGGCTGACTAAAATTAATGACCCTTCAAGCCTGAACGGAAAAATGTTCGGATATGAGATGAGATATATCAATCCTGTGAATGCCAATGTAGCCCCCGGAAAATTCGCCGGAATGATCACAGAGATCGACTGGAAGAACGCCTCAGAAGATGTCCTGAAACGATACAATTATACTTATGACGGACTCGGCAGGCTTCAGGATGCCGTATATTCTGAACCCAATGCCTCTGTTCCGTTTAACAATAATTACAATGAGCATCTTACCTATGACCTGAACGGAAATATTAAAACCCTGAAGAGGAATGCTTTTCCTGCAACCGGAGGAGCCACATCTGTTCAGGTAGATGACCTTGTGTACGAATATACCGGAAACCGTTTGACAAAAGTGATTGAAAATGCACTGAACGACACCGGATATGAAGGCGGAAACAATCCTATTTCCTATGATGTGAACGGAAATATGACAAATATGCTGGACAAAAGCATTCAATCTGTACAATATAACTACCTGAATCTTTCTGATCAGTATGTGATCCACCAGAATAGTTTTGGAAAGCCAACCTATAGTACTATCAATTACCTTTACCGTGCGGACGGAACCAAGCTTCGTAAAACGTTTTCTTCTTCCTCACCAAGAGGATCAACCTCAACCCGCATCACAGACTATCTGGACGGTTTTCAGTACAGCTACTTTGAAGGCGGAGGAAACTGTATTACCTGCAGAACCGAAAATGCTTACGAAGCAGAAGCTTATAGAGGTATTCTGGATCCCGGTGTTATTCCGGAATGGAAACTTGATTTTGTAGCCACCGCAGAAGGTTTTTACAGTTTCACCGAAAACCGCTATATTTACCAGTACAGAGACCACCTTGGAAATACCAGGGTCACCTTTGCCAAAAACAGCGCAGGCGCTCCTGAAATTATTGACACCAACAATTACTATCCTTTTGGTTTAAACCATATCTCAGGGTCGTTTGGTACTTCTAACTTTGGTAGTTTCTACAGTTACAAATACAACGGAAAGGAATTACAAGAGACGGGAATGTATGATTACGGTGCAAGGATGATGATGCCTGATCTGGGAAGATGGGGAGTAATGGATGCGATGTCTGAGAAATACAGCTCTTTGAGTCCTTACAGCTATGCGATCAATAACCCTGTTATGGTCATTGATCCGGATGGAAATGATGCAATGTTCGCTTCTGGAGAAGCAGCACAATTTGCTTTTAAAAATTATGTAGCAACGATGTCAACAGGAACTGGAACATCAGGTGAGAATATCTTTACAGGACTTAATTTTTCTGGTTTTGGAACAGATGATTGGATCAGAGGACTTGATGGAAAGTGGAGATATGATGCTAATATTACTACTTTGGAAAAGGCAATGCGAATGGCAGGTATAACCGGTTTTGCTAAAAATGGAACAATATTCTCAAATGTAAGTGTAGATGGAGGAAGTATCTCGGCTTATGCACGACTAAATGAAGGAGGTAGTATAACCAAGCTCGGTGCGGATGATCTAGCTTCTATGAATGCAATTGTAGATGCATTACCAATGTGGTTAGGAGGAACGTGGAGAACCTGGACCAATGTAACATTTTACAGTTTTTCCGCAGGATCAAATGATCCTGATAAAGAAACACTTAATAAATTAAAACCACAGGATAAAATTGATTTTAATAATATGTTTGAGTATATTTTAGGTGGGTACGGCAGAAATACAAGGCTTGATCGTAAAAGTTTTGGAGATGCTTTTATCCAATTTGGGCTTGATGTAGAAGGCATTGGAAATCCTTTTAATTTCAAGAGTAATGATAGTACTGCTTTAGTGGAGCAAATCTCAGATTCTCCATTTTCTTACTCAAGAGATACAATAAAAAAAGTTCCTACTCAAACGAAAACCAATGATAGTATTATGTTTAATAATGCTGTTAAAAATGTTAATGATCAAAAGTTAAAAAACTATTATAATAGAATAAATTTTCTCGGCAAAAAATGGTAG
- a CDS encoding RHS repeat-associated core domain-containing protein, whose translation MIHQNSFGKPTYSTINYLYRADGTKLRKTFSSSSPRGSTSTRITDYLDGFQYSYFEGGGNCITCRTENAYEAEAYRGILDPGVIPEWKLDFVATAEGFYSFTENRYIYQYRDHLGNTRVTFAKNSAGAPEIIDTNNYYPFGLNHTGGNGLNSSNFGGLYSYKYNGKELQETGMFDYGWRQYMPDLGRWNGIDQLAESYHMASPYAYVMNNPISFLDPDGRDVKPTRDGYEFSGSDLQNVMGYLQGGGSARKLVSSLYAWEKEESGGNFWSFFGSWNSWGQQVVMLVVTSMLLHGEMEPWEPLFMIYRRLFLPKQK comes from the coding sequence GTGATCCACCAGAATAGCTTTGGAAAGCCAACCTATAGTACTATCAATTACCTTTACCGTGCTGACGGAACCAAGCTTCGTAAAACGTTTTCTTCTTCCTCACCAAGAGGATCAACCTCAACCCGCATCACAGACTATCTGGACGGTTTTCAGTACAGCTACTTTGAAGGCGGAGGAAACTGTATTACCTGCAGAACCGAAAATGCTTACGAAGCAGAAGCTTATAGAGGTATTCTGGATCCCGGTGTTATTCCGGAATGGAAACTTGATTTTGTAGCCACCGCAGAAGGTTTTTACAGTTTCACCGAAAACCGCTATATTTACCAGTACAGAGACCACCTTGGAAATACCAGAGTCACCTTTGCCAAAAACAGCGCAGGCGCTCCTGAAATTATTGACACCAACAATTACTATCCTTTTGGATTAAACCATACGGGCGGAAACGGTTTGAACTCTTCCAACTTTGGAGGTCTCTACTCTTACAAATACAACGGAAAAGAGCTTCAGGAAACCGGGATGTTTGATTACGGCTGGAGACAATATATGCCAGATCTGGGAAGATGGAACGGGATAGACCAATTGGCGGAATCTTACCATATGGCAAGCCCATATGCCTATGTAATGAATAATCCTATTTCTTTTCTAGATCCGGACGGAAGGGATGTAAAGCCAACTCGTGATGGTTACGAGTTTTCAGGAAGTGATCTGCAAAATGTAATGGGGTATCTACAGGGAGGAGGAAGCGCTCGAAAATTAGTCAGCTCATTATATGCATGGGAAAAAGAAGAAAGTGGAGGTAACTTCTGGTCCTTTTTTGGTTCATGGAATTCATGGGGGCAACAGGTGGTGATGTTGGTGGTAACCTCTATGCTTCTACATGGGGAGATGGAGCCATGGGAGCCACTATTTATGATATACAGGAGATTGTTTTTACCAAAACAAAAATAA
- a CDS encoding HNH endonuclease, whose protein sequence is MGATGGDVGGNLYASTWGDGAMGATIYDIQEIVFTKTKITNVQSISDWKEQGALAARQPGRAQMIGGFGDLLGIFDIAGQVMSTWKPQHRYLAMAAGIIGAVALKKPGLAVKEADGAFYSVAFEMKLAEGSYPGVYRGSHFREANKALEAMMKTDTKFATSIGELGIVLPRSPAGSIIGKSPNNWVWHHQVDEGIMQLVPKPQHTVGSSFWKTMHPGNKGGFAIWGK, encoded by the coding sequence ATGGGGGCAACAGGTGGTGATGTTGGTGGTAACCTCTATGCTTCTACATGGGGAGATGGAGCCATGGGAGCCACTATTTATGATATACAGGAGATTGTTTTTACCAAAACAAAAATAACCAATGTTCAGAGTATAAGTGATTGGAAGGAACAGGGAGCATTAGCAGCAAGACAGCCAGGACGGGCTCAGATGATAGGTGGTTTTGGGGACTTGTTAGGGATCTTTGATATTGCAGGCCAGGTAATGAGCACTTGGAAGCCTCAACACAGATATCTTGCAATGGCAGCCGGGATTATTGGTGCGGTAGCACTAAAGAAACCGGGATTGGCTGTGAAAGAAGCTGATGGAGCTTTTTATTCTGTAGCTTTTGAAATGAAACTTGCTGAAGGTTCTTATCCTGGAGTTTATAGAGGAAGCCATTTCCGCGAGGCAAATAAAGCGCTTGAAGCAATGATGAAGACAGACACAAAATTTGCCACATCTATTGGAGAATTGGGTATAGTCTTACCAAGATCTCCAGCCGGATCTATAATAGGAAAATCTCCCAATAATTGGGTATGGCACCATCAAGTGGATGAAGGGATAATGCAATTAGTACCTAAACCACAACATACTGTTGGTAGTTCATTTTGGAAGACTATGCATCCCGGAAATAAAGGTGGATTCGCAATTTGGGGAAAATAA